From the Rhinoderma darwinii isolate aRhiDar2 chromosome 12, aRhiDar2.hap1, whole genome shotgun sequence genome, one window contains:
- the OTUD7B gene encoding OTU domain-containing protein 7B, whose translation MTSKGKQWDVNAALNDYDQLRQATAGGLSHNFNDARGFKPPEAARSMRPALQRQDDAVQEKRLSRGISHASSSIVSLARSHVSSNGGSEHPLEHPICTFQLPDLTMYNEDFRSFIERDLIEQSMLVALEHAGRLNWWAQVDPSYQRLLPLATTGDGNCLLHAASLGMWGFHDRDLMLRKSLYTLMDKGAEKEALKRRWRFQQTMQNKESGLVYTEEEWQKEWNELIKLASSEPRMHYGTNGSNCVGVEGSEEPVYESLEEFHVFVLAHVLKRPIVVVADTMLRDSGGEAFAPIPFGGIYLPLEVPPNKCHCSPLVLAYDQAHFSALVSMEQGDQSKEQAPFIPLTDSQHKLLPVHFAVDPGKDWEWGKNDSDNVRLAGVTLSLEAKLNLLHSYMTVTWLSLPCEMQAPLAQPESPTASAGDDARSAAESGESDKESVCSSSASNGGSKTGKEKDKEKEKSKKEKDKEKDKKRADSVANKLGSFGKSLGSKLKKNMGGLMHSKSGKSGMSNGQGDTLEKKKKGRKGSKEDSSQGDLSTSSEKSSAKSTTDKAQGDPYKYSHDVKLSLSILRAAMQGERKFIFACLLKTSDRQPYQKQMIQRYLADAHERFIAEQKQREAEKKALLNCGAAKRLEQDGTLQPKADELLPLPTYSQVTNNYGMQGLEYGPAMKGALPSSYSGGFTIPRPSIVNTSDSSHAHSYHDSRRQVAGGSCNNLPSYASLPRHCMQARPHPYQSSPPHIGRLSPSESELPPVYPEEGEQTVCVVHSNGYQDYTDPRSGTSDGSSKVRTHYNVQQTKCKQTHCNFYGHPETGNYCSCCYKEELRRKEREKQALIHRF comes from the exons GTAAACAATGGGACGTCAATGCCGCTCTCAATGACTACGACCAGCTACGGCAAGCCACTGCAGGCGGACTGTCTCACAACTTCAACGACGCTAGAGGCTTCAAACCCCCAGAAGCCGCTCGCTCCATGAGACCGGCACTACAGAGGCAGGATGACGCCGTGCAAG AGAAGCGCCTGTCCCGGGGCATCTCTCACGCGAGTTCCTCCATCGTCTCCCTGGCTCGATCCCATGTGTCTAGTAACGGAGGCAGCGAGCACCCGCTGGAGCACCCCATCTGCACCTTCCAGCTCCCCGACTTAACCATGTACAACGAGGATTTCCGGAGCTTCATCGAGCGGGACCTCATTGAGCAGTCCATGCTGGTGGCCCTGGAGCATGCTG GTCGTCTCAACTGGTGGGCACAAGTCGACCCATCCTACCAGAGGCTTCTCCCATTGGCAACAACGGGTGATGGGAACTGCTTGCTGCATGCAGCCTCTCTGG GGATGTGGGGCTTTCACGACCGGGACCTCATGCTCCGCAAGTCTCTCTACACATTGATGGATAAAGGCGCAGAGAAGGAAGCGCTGAAACGGAGATGGCGATTCCAACAAACTATGCAGAACAAAGAG TCCGGTCTTGTGTACACTGAAGAGGAATGGCAGAAAGAGTGGAATGAGTTAATTAAGCTCGCGTCTAGTGAACCACGGATGCATTATGGGACCAATGGTTCAAATTGTGTGGG TGTGGAGGGCTCGGAGGAGCCGGTGTACGAGAGCCTGGAGGAGTTCCACGTCTTTGTCCTCGCTCATGTACTCAAGAGGCCCATTGTGGTGGTAGCGGACACAATGCTGAGGGACTCCGGAGGAGAAG CATTTGCCCCAATACCATTTGGAGGAATCTACCTTCCTTTGGAGGTCCCACCTAACAAGTGCCACTGCTCTCCGCTTGTTCTGGCGTATGACCAGGCCCACTTCTCTGCCCTCGTATCCATGGAACAGGGTGACCAGAGCAAGGAACAAG CGCCTTTCATCCCCCTGACGGACTCTCAGCACAAGTTACTACCAGTGCACTTTGCAGTTGATCCTGGAAAAGACTGGGAGTGGGGCAAGAACGACTCTGATAATGTCCGGCTGGCAGG GGTTACGTTATCATTGGAAGCGAAGTTAAACTTGCTGCACAGTTACATGACGGTCACGTGGCTTTCCCTGCCCTGTGAGATGCAG GCCCCCCTCGCGCAGCCCGAGTCCCCGACCGCATCTGCTGGTGATGACGCAAGGTCTGCTGCCGAATCTGGAGAGTCCGACAAAGAGTCTGTCTGCAGCAGCTCGGCGAGCAACGGAGGCAGCAAAACCGGGAAGGAGAAAGACAAGGAGAAAGAGAAGTCAAAGAAGGAGAAGGACAAGGAGAAAGATAAAAAGCGAGCGGACTCTGTGGCCAACAAACTGGGCAGCTTTGGGAAGAGTTTGGGCAGTAAACTGAAGAAAAACATGGGTGGCTTAATGCACAGCAAGAGCGGAAAGTCTGGAATGAGCAACGGACAAGGCGACACGTtggagaagaaaaagaaaggcCGAAAAGGAAGCAAAGAGGATTCCTCTCAAGGTGACCTCTCCACGTCTTCTGAGAAGTCCTCTGCCAAGTCAACGACGGACAAGGCCCAAGGCGATCCCTACAAATACAGCCACGATGTCAAACTGAGCCTGAGCATCCTACGAGCGGCCATGCAAGGGGAGCGCAAGTTTATCTTCGCCTGCCTCTTAAAAACCAGCGACCGCCAGCCTTACCAGAAGCAAATGATCCAGAGGTATCTGGCCGATGCCCACGAGAGGTTCATAGCTGAGCAGAAGCAGAGGGAGGCCGAGAAAAAGGCGCTCCTGAACTGCGGCGCGGCAAAGAGACTAGAGCAGGACGGCACGTTGCAACCTAAAGCCGACGAGCTTCTCCCGCTTCCTACATATTCCCAAGTGACTAATAACTATGGGATGCAGGGTCTGGAGTACGGTCCTGCCATGAAAGGAGCGTTACCTTCCAGTTATTCTGGGGGCTTCACTATCCCCCGACCATCCATAGTCAACACATCGGACAGTTCCCACGCCCACAGCTACCATGACAGTAGACGGCAGGTAGCAGGTGGCTCATGCAATAATCTGCCCTCCTATGCCTCCCTCCCCCGGCACTGCATGCAGGCCCGGCCTCATCCGTACCAATCCAGCCCTCCACACATTGGCCGGCTTTCTCCTTCCGAGTCAGAACTTCCCCCAGTCTATCCGGAGGAGGGTGAGCAGACTGTTTGCGTCGTGCACAGCAATGGCTACCAGGACtacacagaccccagatcagggaCCTCTGACGGCAGCAGCAAAGTCCGGACACACTACAACGTCCAGCAGACCAAGTGTAAGCAGACGCACTGCAATTTTTACGGACATCCTGAAACAGGAAACTACTGCTCGTGCTGCTACAAAGAGGAACTGAGGCGGAAAGAGAGGGAAAAACAGGCTTTAATACACAGGTTTTGA